The Rosa rugosa chromosome 3, drRosRugo1.1, whole genome shotgun sequence sequence TTTGTGCGCATATATAATAGCAATCAATGGTGCAAATATGcaattttttgtgttttggttgTAGATGTATGACGGTGTgttttattctttaatttggCTGCACTTACTGTTGGTCCGCCGCCAGCATGGGTGGATGTATCTGAACTTCTGAAGAAATAGAGCAGTAAATGTGCAATCAAAGAAATGGACAGCGCCGATGCTGGCAAAAGCTGAGGACCTCAACGTGGGAAATGTTgggaaaattaatagaatggaaataacaactccaaccacaaaaggataatatgcaaagaaataaaacgAGTAAAAGAAAGTGAACACCAGAAATAACGTGGTTCAGCAAAATGCCTACGTCCACggggcagcaacaacaagaacttccactatgataatgtgggtacaagagatacacaacttcaagaacaactacttgaaggaaaatctctctcacacttgttttTCTACCTAACTACAACTACACTCTCAACATGTAGTAAAacactcttcactctctacttggatgaagatgttTTTCTCACACCGTTTGTAGTTTGGGCTCTCTGCCTCTTTTTGTTTCTGCACTCTCccccttgttcttcttcttctgccgatatgggattatatatcccACACTCTCTCTCCAGCTCTCTCTCCAATGCCGGCTACAGGTTTTTTTCCTTTCCCTGTCTTCTGCTACTTTTCTTTTTCCCTGTCTGATTGCATGTTTTCATCTTTCTTTGTCTcctgctttctttctttgtctCCTCCAATTAAGGAAGGACTGGCCCAGGGACTGGCCCATCAATCTCCCCCTCCCGACTTAGATGGAGGGATGCGTCAGTCCTGACGCGCTTCTGCAAAACTCAAACTTTTGCTGTTGAACAACTTTGGTCAACATATCTGAAATGTTCTTGTTGGTGTGGATTTTCCTCAACTGGAAAAACTTCTTTGACACTGCATCTCGGATCCAATGATACCGATGATCAATGTGCTTAGTGCGAGGGTGATAcattgaatttttgctcaagtGAATAGCACTCTGACTATCACAATGTACCACATAATTTCCTTGCTTCACACCCAACTCTTGAACGAACCTTTGCAGCCATATCATTTCCTTGCCAGCTTCATTTGCTGCTAAGTACTCTGATTCTATGGTGGATAATGCAACACACTTCTGTAACTTGGACTGCCATGACACAGCTCCCCCAGAAAATGTAAATAGGTATGCAGAAGTGGACTTTCGATTATCAAGGTCTCCTGCCAAATCTGCATCTGTAAAACCTTCCAAGATTGGTTCTGATCCACCAAAACATAAACACAACTTTGAGGTGCCCCTCAAATATTTGAGTATCCACTTGACAGCTTCCCAATGCTCTCTGCCAGGATTAGAAAGATATCTACTAACAACACCAACTGCATGTGCAATATCAGGGCGAGTGCATACCATGGCATACATAAGACTACCAACAGCTGATGAGTAAGGGATACCTGCCATCTTGTCTTTCTCTACTTGTGTAGTTGGACATAATAATCTGCTTAACTTGAAATGATTACCTAGAGGTGAGCTTACTGACTTAGCTTCTTTCATGTTGAACCTTTCAAGCACCCGTTCAACATACCTCTCCTGTGACAGCCATAATTTATTCGCTTTCCTGTCACGAGCAATCTCCATGCCCAAAATCTGCTTAGCTGGCCCTaagtctttcatatcaaatgacTTTGATAAATCTGCTTTCAACTTGCGAATCATAGAAACATCTTTGCCCACTATcaacatatcatcaacatagagcAACAAAATAATGAAGTTACCTCCAGTAAACCACTGGAGATACACACATGCATGGATCTGCATCAGTTCTCTTGTACCCATGACCCACCATGAAtgagtcaaatttcttgtaccattgcCTTGGCGCTTGCTTAAGCCCATATAAACTTTTCTTCAACTTACAAACCATGTGCTCCTTTCCCTCGACCTCGAAACCTTCTGGTTGCTCcatgtatatttcttcttccaagtcaccatgaagaaatgccGTTTTCACATCTAACTGCTCCACCTCAAGATCCATGCTAGCTGCCATGCCCAAAATGACTCTGATAGAAGTCATCTTGACAACTGGTGAGAAGATCTCATCAAAATCTATTCCTTCCTTCTGCCCAAAACCTTTCACTACCAAGCGAGCTTTGAACTTTGTCAACTGTTCATTCTCGTCTCTCTTCAACTTGAACACCCATTTATTTTTGAGTGCTTTTCTGCCTTTAGGAAGCTCCACCAATTCATAGgtgtcattcttcaataaggactCCATTTCAGACTTCATTGCCAACATCCACTTATCACAGTCTGCATGAGTCTTTGCCTCCTCAAAGCATTCAGGCTCTCCATCATTGGTCAACAGAATGTATCTGGAATATGGATCATCTCCATCACTAGTAACCAAAATATATTGTGAAGAATGGTACTTGGTATTTGGCTTTGGCTCTCTGTTGGATCTTCGAACTGGTACTTGGGCATTTTCTGGCTGCTCCCCCTGATTAGGCTCCCCCTGATCATTATCTTCAGGTTCTGCTGCTTCTGCTTCCGCCATATCAGGAACATCTTCATTTACCATATCTTGAGCTTTGTCACTAGGTTCTTCTTGAAGCGGTGATGAATTGTAGGTGAGCTGGTCTGCATGTTCTACttcatttttgtcaaaatcCGCAATGGTTTGACCTTCATGGAACACCACATCTCTGCTTCTGAACAATTTCTTGGTCTTTGGATTCCACAACCGGTAGCCCATCTCTTCATTGTCATATCCAAGAAAGATACACGGCATGGCCTTGTCATCCAGCTTTGATCTTTGCTCCTTTGGCACATGTGCAAATGctttgcacccaaacaccctcaAGTGGGAATATGAAGCGCTTCTACCGGTCCATACGCCTTCGAGAGTCTCCAAGCCCAACGGTACACATGGTGTTCGGTTAATAAGGTAACATGCGGTTGTCACTGCTTCGCCCCAAAACTTCTTTGCTAGGTTGGCCGTCTTCAGCATGCTTCTCACTTTTTCTAGAATGGTGCGGTTCATCCTTTCTGCTACACCATTATGTTGTGGGGTGCCAGGAATTGTCTTCATGTGTTTGATGCCATGCTTCGAACAATAATCTCTGAACTCGTTCGAAGTGTATTCTCCGCCATTGTCACTACGGATACATTTGAGGGTTCTTCCTGTCTCCCTCTCCACCATGGCATGAAATTCCTTAAAGGTTTGAAACATCTGGTCTTTTGTTTTCAACAAATAAACCCAAACCTTTCGTGAAGCATCATCAATATAAGTgacaaaatatttattatgaCCTAGTGATTCAACTTCCATAGGGCCACATACATCTGAGTGTACTAGGTCTaatacattttcttttcttgtaaaTGTTCTTGTGAAACTAACTTTATGTTGTTTACCAAATAAACAATAATCACAAGAGTCAAGTGAGGTACCTTTGGCAAAGGGAATTAGAGACTTCTTTGCCAAAACTTGCAATCCCTTCTCACTCATATGACCTAGCCGCTTGTGCCATAAACTTGGAGAAGAATCGTCTGCAACATTCAACTCTCCTTTGCATATTTTGCCATATGTCTTATAGAGGGTGCAACACATTTTCCCTCTAGCAACCACCAATGATCCCTTGGTTAAGCCTCCACTTTTGATCACCTCCATGATGATGAAACCCTTGTCGGTCAAGCACACCGGTTGACATCAAATTGAAACTTAGACCCGGAACATGTCTAACATCTTTTAACATAAGCTTGTTGCCCAAATCGGTCTCAAAACAAATATCTCCAATTCCTGAAATCTTGGAGTAACCATCATTGCCCATCTTTACAGTCCCAAAGTCACCGCCTTGGTATGTAGTGAAGTACTCCAAGTGTGGAGTGGCATGGAAAGAGGCTCCGGAATCAACAATCCATGCAACACCGGAACAATCATCAACATGTAAGCATTCACCTTCAAGACAAAGGAACTCACACTCATCATGAGACACGGAAGCTGTAGTGTTTCTCGTGTCATCGTTCGGTCGATGAGTATTGCCATCTCGACCCTCCTTCGGATCCTTCTTCAACTTGTTGCAATTCTTCTTCATGTGGCCAAAAATACCACAATGATGGCATTTTCCATTGAATCTTGTTCTGGATCTGCTCATACTCCTTCCATGGCCTTTGGGTCCTCTGCTTTTGCTCCTTCCTCTATACTCCGTCACAAAGACTTGGCTATTGTCCGAGCTTGAAGATTTTCTTCTAGTTTCTTCATTCAACATGTTATTTTTAACATTATCCATAGATAATACACCATCTGGAGCAGAATTACTTACAGTTACAACAATTAAAGGTCTCCCAATTGTCCGGCAATGATCCCAATAGCAACAAGGCTTGCAACTCGTCATCAATCTTCATGTCCATCGTGGCCAATTGATTGATTGTACTTTGAAAGTTGTTGAGGTGCTCGGTCACTCTAACACCATCTTTGTACTTCATGTTTACGAGCTCCTTGATTAGAAATGCTTTCTTGGCAGCAGTCTTCTTCTCGAACAAGGACGTCAACTTTAGCCATAATTCATGTGCATTGGTTTCATTAGACACATGGTGGAATACACTGTCATCCACCCATTCGCGGATATGACCGATGGCTTTGCGGTTCATCTTCGTCCAATTTGGAACTGAAGTTCCTTCCGGCTTGGCCTCCTCTCCTACGATTGGCTCATGCAAATCTTTGCAATAGAGAATATCCTCCATTCTCGGCTTCCATGTAATCCAATTAGAGTGGTTGAGTCGGATCATGGTACTCCGTGAACTTTCCATTCTAACTCCTCATGAACCAAGAGCTTTGATACCACTGTTgggaaaattaatagaatggaaataacaactccaaccacaaaaggataatatgcaaagaaataaaacgAGTAAAAGAAAGTGAACACCAGAAATAACGTGGTTCAGCAAAATGCCTACGTCCACggggcagcaacaacaagaacttccactatgataatgtgggtacaagagatacacaacttcaagaacaactacttgaaggaaactctctctcacacttgttttTCTACCTAACCACAACTACACTCTCAACATGTAGTAAAacactcttcactctctacttggatgaagatgttTTTCTCCCCAGATCGAAGCCACTCCAATGCAATTGTTGCATTAATGTAGCTTGTAATCACCACTACCACCAAGGTGAAAGCAATCACCGGAGGAATTAAAGACAGAGTTGGAAGAGAAGAGGATGTTGGAGGTGGGTTTGATGCATTTTGTGGGTTGCGTCAGCAAAGATCCAGTTCCTCGTCCGGTCGGCCGGAGACTGGATGAAGACTCGGTCGCCGCGGGGTGAGTGGTCGTAGTAGGGATCGGAGAAGCCATATCAGACTCTTTTGAGGAGTGAATTTTTAATTTAAAGAGGGTAAGAAGGAAATTAGAAAAACAAATTTTTATGAGTTTTTCTCCACAGACACGTGGTAATCTGACGTGGTAATCTGAGAAGTGAGTGTGGCTCATCCACACTGAAGGTGAGTGTGAGCCTAGCACTCCCCTCTAAAAAATATGATGCTCACTTTGATGAAGCCCTAAATGGGCGCTGTATATTTCTTGTTGGTATGATGGGCTCTGGGAAAACAACTGTTGGCAAGATTTTATCAGAAACACTTCATGATTATTCTTTTGTTGATATTGATAAATTGGGGGAGGATGAGGTTGGTGGAAAATCTGTAGCTGAAATTTTCAAGCTGTATGGGGAGGGATTCTTTAGAGACAAGGAGACCGAGGTTCTGCATAAGTTATCTTTGAGTCAACGTCTGGTTGTCTCTACTGGTGGAGGTGTGGTGGTTCGGCCGGTGAACTGGAAATATATGCAGAAGGGGATTAGTGTGTGGTTAGATGTACCCTTGGAGGCCTTAGCTCAGAGACTCGCAGGTGCCGGAACTGATTCGCGGCCCCTTTTGCATCACAGAGAAACCATCGTGCGTCTGAGAAGTCTTTTTGAAGAGAGGGGGGATGCATATGCCAATGCCGATGCTAGGATTTCGTTGGAAAATGTTGCTGCCAAAATGGGGTGTAGAGATGTATCCAATATCACACCTAGTGTTATTGCTTTCGAGGCGCTTGAACAACTTCAAGGCTTTCTCAAGGAAGAGGAAGGCCGTTCATTCTAAGTTGGCAATATCTTTCATGCTGCATTTAAAATATAGCGGCAGCATGCATTCTTCTCAATGCCACTCTTTGGTGCATTTCACAAACACCTTGTGCACAACCTTGTAGTGGCTTCTAAAAAATTTGAGGAGTGCATCCACAATAAATTGTTCCTAGTTCAGGTAACAGATGAAAATCAGTCATATGGTTATGGTTAATTGGTAATACATGGTTGACAGGCATTGATGTAGACAGTCATTTTATTCCGCTTACATTAATATATTGTTCCTAGTTaccaaaaagaataaaagaaaaatcagaTAATCTCATAATCATGTGATTTTTTATAACTATgaacatttttttgttttggataCAATGTGGAAATCTGTTTGTGTAATTACTCCACAATTGAACCTAGTAAAGCCAGTAATAGTAGAGTGATGCACATTCAACAACCAGTTAGTTTAGGCCTTTAGGGTACCAATTCTGGGATAGTTGGCATTTTATGTCTAAGCACTCAGTCTCAGATCCCTTTCAGTTCACATCAGTACGTAGGTAACGTCAATGTGGCTGAATCTGATTTTTCTATTGATCAAAATTGTATATAGTTCGTGTAAGAACCAATGGCACAAGGGATACCTGAAATAGTGTGGGCTAGTTGTTTGATTTTTAGACGAGGTTCCTTTCATTTCTTAAGAGACAGCTTCCTCCATATTTGAACCAAATTACTTGTTCTGCATATTAACAAGATAGATATTTGAAATTAGATGAAGGGATAAGATTTAGGAATTAGGCTATTCCCCACTCTAAGAGAAAACACCATGACTAGCTAACCTAAGAAGCAAAAGAATGTCAACCAAATTTTTGTAACTATTTAACGGCTATCAGGAACATAAGTTATATACATTATGCTTCTTATGTATGAAGCCGTATATATTAAATTGTTTTTCCTAATGGTTCAACATCAGATTTCAGTTGAGTTTCTAACTCGAATGACAGACTTGAATAGAATAACATGTAAATATTTTGTTCTCATCAATTTCTTAGAGCGTAAGTTCAGAAGGGGAGTAATTGCCCAACAATTTAAGCATGTTTAATTCAAACTCGAGCATAAAAATTTTGAGCCAGTTTATCACATTACCAGctgcaagaaaaacaaaattttcttttcaaatttcaagCAGTGTGAAATTAAAGACATCTTGACCAATTAAAGAAATCAAAGACACAACAGAGTTGAAACTACCAGTTTGGTGGTGAGGCCCATAATAAGATTAGGATAATTATGTTCAGAATCACTAGATTAAGGTTATAAAATATGAAAATGCAAGTATATATCCTCACATTCATGTCTTCATCAGCATCACTAGCAATAGCAGTTGCAAAAGGGTTTGATCCAACAGCTGCTCTAGAAGCGCACTCTGCAAATTTCAACTCGATTATCTGCTCCAAATCCTCTCGCCTGGTGAAAAGTATGTGCAAATGCCGGGTACTCGAGAAATCAGAATCATTTACATTCCTACTAGCGCATTTATTGATTCCTCAATGTGAGCTGCAGCGATCTCTGTATCATCATCCTCCATAACCTCAGGATTCTGACTTCTCCACTTCATTTCAATATCTTTCTGTGTTGTCTCTAATGGCCTATTTGCAAGCATGCTGGCAGATTTCTGTGACGAGACTTGAATAGTTGATAAAAGGGTTCCTCATCAGGGAGAGGGATGTAAAGCAACTGGTAGCTCCAATAATGAAAACAGATTTCTTGGTATACACTCCATCAATTTCCGTAAGGAGTTGGTTCATAACGCTCTCAGCAGCTCCTGATCAAATCACCTACACTACTAGCTACCTCTTTAACTAGCAAGTGAATCAAGCTCATGGAAGGAAAGGAGACACGAGCCTTGTCAAAAATTTCCTGTACATTGGTGAGCAAGTCAAGTCACTTGATAGTGATGAAGTTAGCCTGACATTCATTGGCAATGGCCTTGGCCAGGAGTTTTACCGCATCCAGGAGGGCCATAGAAAAGGACTCCCTTTGAGGGTGACATTCCaaatttcttaaatttttttcCGGATGCTCATACAGGATACAGAACACAGTCTCTCTTAACATCTTTGAGACCTCCCATAGCATCCCACGTAACATTGGCACTTCAACAACCGTTTCACAAAGAGCAGACAGGTTGCTTGTTCAAGACAAGTTTGTAAGTGCTCGTTGTAACCCCCATTGAGTCTAGTATCTCAGCATCTTATGTGTCAACTTCCAAGTCAATTACACCCATCTTCCCTCTGATGTATATTGAAATCCAGCCTCAGTACGTAGATAAAGCAGCTAGATCAGCATGGCAACCCTTTCTACATTGACAGAATGAAAAAAGGCCAGATGAATGTGCCACCTGGGCATATACTTTCACTGGTTTAGTTAATTAACACAGTGTTCACAAAATACATGAAAAAATTATGTGATTATTAAGAAGGCTTTTGTCCTTCTAATTGCTAATGACCGAAGAATTAGCTTTTGAATTGGTTGACCAAGGAAACAAGATAATTTCTCCAATTTCAGGTGGCTGGAGAAAAACATTGTTGGTCATTCAGTCACAAGGCTTCTTATGGTAATCAGATTCTAaacttcaaaatatgaattacATAATGCATCCCCAACTTCTTCATAATAAATACAATGCAGGCTAGGCATACAGCCATAATACCCAAATGCAATCCATAATACCATAATAAGAAGTAACACAATGCATAATAATCTCGCCAATGAAAGTAGATACTTAACGCTCACAATTCAAATGACTTCATACTGCTAACAGCTTGAACATGATCACTTCCGAATTATGTGAGCCACCATCTTGCTTTTACTCTCGAGCTCAAGCCAGCAAACATCTCCTTTCTTGACTTGGTTACCCCTTAGAAAAGCAGCCCACCCTGCAGATAACATGACCCTATCATTGGTAGGAACACCATTCACTTCCCATGTTCTTCCCTCTAAATCTTCTGCATTTCTCAGCAAAAATTTGTAGTTGTTTGCTGGTAAATACTTCCTACACCATTCTGTGGGAAATCCCTGCACGAGCGACATATATGCGTTGATGGCATCAAATTAAGTTCATTGTCCAAGTACAAGATGACTAGATGTCAGCTGTTTTTGTTTGAACAAAATTAGAAGTCTGTACTTCAGAAAAcgaaaacaaagtataataaaGGTTGACCTGCTTACCGCATAATAAATACTGTTTCCGATAGTGATTGCCACTGCTGGGAACTTGGATTTGAACTGCTTAGCATTTTCCCTAGCTCTATAGTGTTGGTAATCTTCTTCCCCTCCATTGAGCTCTATGAGTTATTGGATTCGTACAAAAATGAAATAATCATGAGTTATTCCAGTAATTAGTAGTACTAGACTACTAGTATGTATCAATTAGCAACATCTGACCACATTATATACCTGAATTGTTAGCAAAAGTCCGATTTTTATCATGTGTTTCAGTATCAGGAAAGTCGACCCTCTCAACATGGTTCTTGTCAAATATCTGTATACTGAATTGCATACGTCCATCATATCTGACTATCAAAAACTCACCGTCACCAATTGAGTGATCTTCTAAAAACTCTCTCCATCCTTCCTTCAGATAAATACAGCTTCCAGTTTGATGTACTCTAATGTTCCATGAACAATGTGAGGAATCTTTTATCTTCAAAAGAGCCAGCTCTGAGAGGTCATTCAATATATGCTTCTGGAAATTTTGTGGGAATTTCTTCAAGAAAAAAGTAAGGGAAAATTAAAACTTCAGACCATTCCATAATTCCATTGATGATAATCTTCGACCAACAACATTAGTTACTGTTAAGTTAGTCTTTTAATAAGCTAAAACCCGCTAGCAGTCAACAACAGTATCGAAAATGAaggttcaaaatgaatttatgCAAAAAGTAATATTTACAGTGCTTTATAGCCTAGCCCTTCTAACGATATAGCTCCTATCCCATAAATTTAATTAATTGTTCCAAGCATTTCAGGCAAAACTAAATAGATTTAGTGAGTTGTTACCAACTCAATCTTCATTATGCCTTTAAATTGAAGAAACACACTTAAACAGAGACAGAGCTAACTCGGTTCATTTCCAGCCAGTTATTTCCACATTCCCACTTTGCAGAGTAACATACAACAGATAtgtacaaaagaaaagaaaacaaaaaaaaacatacaaacaaatgtgtgtgtgtgagagagagagagagattcatgAAATTAAGGCAAAAAACGCAGTTGATGTTACCAAAATCTCGTTGCTGATTCCAGGAGATAAAAATGTGCAGAAGGTTGGCCCCTTCTTCTCCTCAACACCATTCTCAAATGTTCTTGTTGCCATTTTTACCAACTGGTGCTTCTCTGAACAACTGGATGAGCAACAAAGAAATGAGATGTGATGCTTCTCAGAGGCTTAAGGTTTCACCTGCCCTTTGAGAATGTGGAtacttgtttgtttctttagagTTATTATTATAGGACAGACGGACAGCATTAAAAATCTTTATACATCAACTACGGCACGGGAAAATATTAAATGATACATTTAAATGatcataagttcataactaACTACCCTGTAAACCAATAGTAGTTGTGATCATTTAATATTTTTCATTGTGTAAAAGAAAACCCTTAAAAGCCTTATATTTTCCATTTTATATAAGCATTAAAAGGCCATATAAGGCTTTTCTTTTACAGAATGGAAAATATTAAATGGCTTCAGATACTTAATTTGTTTGGTTATTCGTTTCCTGGTAAATAATTCAAGTGCTTTCTGATGGTCAGAGGCTCCTTGACTCAAGTCTGAGCAGTCATAATCAAACTGTGCTGCTCTTGTCAGGATCAATCATCAGCTGGTTTGATTTGAGCTTTGAACTTTGAGATTTATACCACCAGCTATATTTGTAAACCACAGAGCCATCAGCCATGGCAGTCCATATGACATATTTAccatattaataaaaaatttagtgttGTAGTAAAaatggaattgcagagagaattgtgtgtttattattgataataggagccattTATATAAGGAATTACAGAGTACATAAAatgtaatagaatccgaacataacTAGGAAACCTAGAACCTTCTCCACAACTCTaggactaaaccctagtttgaagagacacacatgatgtcgacatccttcaacatttAGACATTTAAAATTATTGCAAAATGAAATATACTTCTCCATTGGAAGATATCAATCAGCCTACCATTTTGTTTTTCCCTTTTGGACTGACAATGAGCCTAGCATAACTACATAGATGCATGTATTAGCCAAATTCATAACTAATCTCTGTGTGCATAAAGAGCGATTACACTTCAACTATTCATCATCAACTATTAGCTAGCCCGCTTTACAACTATTGGTTTTCTAAGTTTCAACTTCATGGCTATAAGCCTATAACAAGAAGTGAGATTGTATTATCAGCAAGTAATACCACatgacaaaaaataaaataaaaaataaaaaagcttgTAACTTGCTACCGTAACAGTAGCAAGCAAGTTACAATCTCACTTTGTTAGTTTGTTTGGGATGATGACCT is a genomic window containing:
- the LOC133737232 gene encoding shikimate kinase, chloroplastic-like, encoding RGNLRSECGSSTLKVSVSLALPSKKYDAHFDEALNGRCIFLVGMMGSGKTTVGKILSETLHDYSFVDIDKLGEDEVGGKSVAEIFKLYGEGFFRDKETEVLHKLSLSQRLVVSTGGGVVVRPVNWKYMQKGISVWLDVPLEALAQRLAGAGTDSRPLLHHRETIVRLRSLFEERGDAYANADARISLENVAAKMGCRDVSNITPSVIAFEALEQLQGFLKEEEGRSF
- the LOC133735243 gene encoding B3 domain-containing protein Os01g0723500-like, whose product is MATRTFENGVEEKKGPTFCTFLSPGISNEILKFPQNFQKHILNDLSELALLKIKDSSHCSWNIRVHQTGSCIYLKEGWREFLEDHSIGDGEFLIVRYDGRMQFSIQIFDKNHVERVDFPDTETHDKNRTFANNSELNGGEEDYQHYRARENAKQFKSKFPAVAITIGNSIYYAGFPTEWCRKYLPANNYKFLLRNAEDLEGRTWEVNGVPTNDRVMLSAGWAAFLRGNQVKKGDVCWLELESKSKMVAHIIRK